Sequence from the Sulfuricella sp. genome:
TCCTGCCTAAAAAAACCGGCACGCCAATCGGTCAGTTCGCAATCATGGCCGGCTTCCGTTTTTTCCTTGCCATTCTCGGGTTCAGCGGTATCGTCAAACTGGATCTGAAAGCGCTGGATGCCCTGCGCGATGAGCCTTCACTGATTATCGCGCCCAACCACCCCTCCATGATCGACGTTGTGCTGATTGCCTCGCGTCTGCCGCGCATCGTCTGCATCATGAAAGCCAGCCTCTGGGACAACCTGTTGCTGGGCGGTGGCGCGCGCCTGGCCGGTTATATCCGCAACGACTCGGTGCTCAACATGGTGCGTTTCTCCGCCAGGGCGACGCGCGAAGGCGGCCAGTTGCTGGTTTTTCCTGAAGGCACCCGAACCGTGGCCGCGCCGGTCAACGAATTCAAGGCGGGTTTCGGCCTGATCGCCAAGAAGGCCGGGGTGCCGGTCCAGACGGTCATCATCGAAACCAATAGCGCCTTTTTGGGCAAAGGCTGGCCGCTCTTCAAAAAACCGGATTTTCCGATCTATTACAACATCCGGCTGGGTGAGCGTTTCGAGGTGACGGGCGATGTCCATGCCTTTGTGGACGGGCTGGAGCAGTATTTCCGCCAGCAACCCGAGATCCAGCATCTACCCATGGTCAGCAATAGCAGGTAATGAGCCGCTCGACCACCCACCTCGTCCTGATTCCCAGCTACAACACGGGAGAAACCGTATTCAAGACCGTGCGCGAAGCGCGCCAGTACTGGGATCCGGTCTGGGTCGTGGTGGACGGCAGCACGGATGGCACGGATGAAGGGCTCAAACGCATGGCGGAGCTCGACTCCGGCCTGAAGGTCTTTGTCTTGCCGCACAATCAGGGCAAGGGCAGCGCCGTCCTGTACGGCCTGCATGCAGCAGCCGAGGCGGGATTTTCCCACGCCCTCGCCATGGATGCGGATGGGCAGCACCCTGCCGGCATGATTCCGCAATTCATGGCGCTTTCGCAGCAAAATCCCGATGCGGCCATACTGGGCCGCCCCGTCTTCGATGCCAGCGCGCCGTCCTTGCGGGTGCGCGGGCGCAAAATTTCCAACTGGTGGACCAATCTGGAAACGCTGTGGCAGGGCGTGGGTGATTCTCTGTTCGGTTTTCGCGTTTACCCGGTGAATCCGTTGCGCGTGGTGATGGAAAACAATCACTGGATGCGGCGTTTCGATTTCGATACCGAGGCGATTGTGCGCCTTTGCTGGCGCGGCATCCGTCCGCTCAACATCGATGCCCCGGTCAAATATCTACGTCCCGACGAAGGTGGCGTCTCGCACTTCAACTACGTGCGCGATAACATTCTGCTGACCTGGATGCACTCCCGCCTGTTTTTCGGTTTTATGGCCAGGTTGCCGCTGCTGCTGTGGCGCAAGTTTTCGGCCCGGCGCTGAAGTTTCTGGCCTGGCCGCTCAGGCCATGCCGCCGTTGATGGAAATGACCTGGCCGGAAATGTAGGCGGCTTTCTCCGATGCCAGGAAACTCACCAGGTCCGCGACTTCCTCTGCTTTGCCGGCGCGTTTCATTGGCACCAGACTGGCGATGCTTTCAGGCGGAAAGGCATCCCTGATCATCGGGCTTTCAATGATGCCGGGCGCCACGGCGTTGACCGTGACGCCGCGCGAAGCGGCTTCCTGCGCCAGCGATTTGGTGGCGCCGATCAGCCCGGCCTTGGCGGCGGCATAGTTGGACTGGCCGCGATTGCCCATCACCCCCGCGATCGAGGCCATGTTGATGATGCGGCCCCAGCGCGTGCGCAGCATGGGCAGCAGCAGGGGCTGGGTGACGTTGAAAAAGCCGTTGAGCGAGACATCGATCACGCTGTGCCATTGTTCCTGGCTCATGCCGGCGAGGATGCCGTCGCGATGGATGCCGGCGTTGTTGACCAGCACCTGGATAGGGCCATCCTGCAGCAGCTTTTCCAGCGTGGTGGCGCTGGCAGCAGCATCGGCCACGTCGAAGCACAACGCTGAGGCGCTGCCGCCGCTGGCGCAAATCTCCTCTGCCAGGGCCTGAGCAGTTTCGAGACGCGAGTTGGCGTGAATGACGACGTGCAAACCATCCGCCGCCAGCGCCCGGCAAATCGCTGTGCCGATGGCGCCGCTGCCGCCGGTGACCAGTGCGCGCTTCATGCTGAATTCCCTTTCTGTAAAAAAACCGCCGCGCGGCCCGTCATCAGCTCGTGCCCGGCGGCGGATACACGCAGTTCATAGAGCGAGTGGTTTTCGTCGGCCAGTTGCTTGACGGCCTCGATCTCCAGCGGGGCGGCGATGTCATCCAGGCGCTGCACGTGCAGCCTGACGTCGCGCACGCTGCCGATGAAGCCGATCCTGGGCTTGCTGCCATCCTGCGCGGCCAGGCCGCCGTGTACCGCCATCGCCTGGGCGGCATATTCGATGGCGCAATGCGCGGGCAAGCGGCCGTCGTGGCGCAGCGGATTGGCCGGATCGTTGTGGTTGACGGCGAGGCAGGCGATGCGCTCCGCGTCCCATGCCGTCACTTCGTGCAGCAGGCACATGGCGTCGGCGTGGGGAAGCAGCCGGCACAATTGTTCTTTGGTGATTGTCATTTTCAGGCTTTTCCAACTTCGATGATCAGACTGTTGGCGCCGTAATTCACGCTGAGACGCTGCCCCTGTTCGCTGGCGATGGCCTGCAATAAAGGCAGGGCGCGGGCGGCGGGGTTGCCGCTGCGCAGGGCTTCGAGCTCTGCCCGCTCCATGGCGCTCTCCGGCTGTTCCGTGCCCAGGCTGATGCGCAGGCGCGCCATGCTTTGCGGCGTGGCTTGCGGCGTCAGCAGCAGCGCGGCGGCGAAGGGCGCGGTGATGATGCGCGCCGCGTCGAGCGGCGCGGGAAAAGGCAGGTCGAAGGCGACCAGCAGCACCGGGATGTTTTCCGCTGCCACCTGCACGGCGGCTTCCAGCAGGCCGGCGGCAAAGGAGGCGTCGAACGCGGCGAGGCTGTTGGCGCCAGTGCGCGCGCCGGTGGCGATGTTCCAGTAGCCCGCTGCAGCGTTATGTACCGAGTTGTGGAAGCGCGTCGGCGAGACTTCGTGCCCAGGCTGGGCGAGGGATTCCAGGATATGGTGCAGATTCTCGCCGTCGGCGTCGGAGGAGGCGAACACCACGGCCGCTTGCGTGGGCGGGAAAGCGGCTTGCGTCATGGCCTCCTGCGCCACCTGCAGGGCGATGCGCGTGGCCGGTCCGCAGCGGCGCCGTTCCGCCGGGGGCAGAATGGTTGCCGCCGGTTTGGGGGGCGTGTCATCGAAAGGCGTTTCGCCGCGCAGGACGGCGCGTCCGGCTATCCAGTCCGCCATGCCGGGGCCGCACAGGCCGATGCCTGCAATATGAACGGTAATCATGCGGGTACTCCGAAAATCAGGCTGCAATTGTTGCCGCCGAATCCGAAAGAATTGCTCATGACCCGGCGCAGGGGGCGGGAGACGGCCTGCAACTGGATCGCGCAGCCCAGCTCCGGGTCGAGGGTGCGGGTGTTGCAGGAGCCGGGGATCAGCCCGCTTTCCAGGCAGATGCAGGCAATCGCCGCTTCTACCGCGCCAGCCGCGCCCAGGGTGTGGCCGGTCGCGCCCTTGGTGGAGCTGCACGGCGTGGCTGTGCCGAACACGCGCTGCATGCCCTGATCCTCGGCGCTGTCGTTGCTGCGGCTGGAGGTGCCGTGCATGTTGATGTAATCGATCTCGTCCGGCTGCAGGCGCGCGGCGGCAAGTGCCTGTTGCATCGCCAGCGCGGCGCCCAGGCCCTCGGGGTGGGGGGTGGACATGTGGTAGGCGTCGCTGCTCTCGCCATAGCCCAGCAGCGTCAGCGGGAGAGGGTTGGGGAGAGGGGTTTTTTCCAGCAGGAAGAAGCCCGCGCCTTCGCCGATGGAAATGCCCTTGCGCTCCTGGTCGCAGGGGCGGCAGGGTTCGGGCGAAACCAGTTGCAGCGCATTGAAGCCGTACAGCGTCATGGCACACAGGGAATCCACCCCGCCCACCACCGCCGCGTCGCACAGCCCGGTCTGCAAGAGCCGGGCGGCGCTGGCGAAAACCTTGGCGCTGGAAGAACAGGCGGTGGAAATGACGAAAGCCGGGCCGCTTAAGTCCAGATAGTGACGCACGAATTCGGCCACGGAATTCATGCTTTGCGTGGCGGAAAAATCGAAATCCGATGGCAGCGCCCCGCTGGCCGGATCGCGGCGGCGGTAAGCATGCTCCGTTGCCTGGATGCCCGAGGTGCTGGTGCCGAGGATCACCGCGATGCGCCGGGCGCCGTATTTCTCGCGTGCCGCAGCGACTGCCGCTGCGAAGCCGTCCTGCTCCAGCGCCAGTTGCGCCAGGCGGTTGTTGCGGCAGTCGAAGCGCTCAAGCGGTTGGGGCAAGGCAATGTTTTCAATGCCCTCGACGCGGCCGATGAAGGTTTCCAGCGGAGCATCGGCAAAGTCGTTGGCGCGCAGGCCGCTGCGGCCCGCTTCCAGGGCGGTGCGCGTCTCCGCCTTGCCGCGGCCGAGCGCGCTGGTCAGGGTGTAATGGGTGATGGAGATTGGGGTCATGGTTTGCTAAATCTGTTCAACTTGGTAATAGGTTTGATTGATCATGTGGAAACCGCTCCCTTGCTGCCGTTGCGGCTGTGCTTGATTGATTTTTCTTTGTGACGTAAACAAGCTCAAGCCGCCCACTTTCTATGATGGCTCGCATAATCGAGCATCAGATGAAACACATTGTCGCACTTCTCCCTGAACAGCACACGGTCGTAGCTTTCC
This genomic interval carries:
- a CDS encoding lysophospholipid acyltransferase family protein, which encodes MVIIGTIMPLHEQLPSLEGSPAYPENRAATVRAGAWIRLPYELFVLYAGLFLFALLCFTWSLIAPVLGLVLPKKTGTPIGQFAIMAGFRFFLAILGFSGIVKLDLKALDALRDEPSLIIAPNHPSMIDVVLIASRLPRIVCIMKASLWDNLLLGGGARLAGYIRNDSVLNMVRFSARATREGGQLLVFPEGTRTVAAPVNEFKAGFGLIAKKAGVPVQTVIIETNSAFLGKGWPLFKKPDFPIYYNIRLGERFEVTGDVHAFVDGLEQYFRQQPEIQHLPMVSNSR
- a CDS encoding glycosyltransferase family 2 protein is translated as MSRSTTHLVLIPSYNTGETVFKTVREARQYWDPVWVVVDGSTDGTDEGLKRMAELDSGLKVFVLPHNQGKGSAVLYGLHAAAEAGFSHALAMDADGQHPAGMIPQFMALSQQNPDAAILGRPVFDASAPSLRVRGRKISNWWTNLETLWQGVGDSLFGFRVYPVNPLRVVMENNHWMRRFDFDTEAIVRLCWRGIRPLNIDAPVKYLRPDEGGVSHFNYVRDNILLTWMHSRLFFGFMARLPLLLWRKFSARR
- the fabG gene encoding 3-oxoacyl-ACP reductase FabG, translated to MKRALVTGGSGAIGTAICRALAADGLHVVIHANSRLETAQALAEEICASGGSASALCFDVADAAASATTLEKLLQDGPIQVLVNNAGIHRDGILAGMSQEQWHSVIDVSLNGFFNVTQPLLLPMLRTRWGRIINMASIAGVMGNRGQSNYAAAKAGLIGATKSLAQEAASRGVTVNAVAPGIIESPMIRDAFPPESIASLVPMKRAGKAEEVADLVSFLASEKAAYISGQVISINGGMA
- a CDS encoding 3-hydroxylacyl-ACP dehydratase, which produces MTITKEQLCRLLPHADAMCLLHEVTAWDAERIACLAVNHNDPANPLRHDGRLPAHCAIEYAAQAMAVHGGLAAQDGSKPRIGFIGSVRDVRLHVQRLDDIAAPLEIEAVKQLADENHSLYELRVSAAGHELMTGRAAVFLQKGNSA
- a CDS encoding beta-ketoacyl synthase chain length factor, with the translated sequence MITVHIAGIGLCGPGMADWIAGRAVLRGETPFDDTPPKPAATILPPAERRRCGPATRIALQVAQEAMTQAAFPPTQAAVVFASSDADGENLHHILESLAQPGHEVSPTRFHNSVHNAAAGYWNIATGARTGANSLAAFDASFAAGLLEAAVQVAAENIPVLLVAFDLPFPAPLDAARIITAPFAAALLLTPQATPQSMARLRISLGTEQPESAMERAELEALRSGNPAARALPLLQAIASEQGQRLSVNYGANSLIIEVGKA
- a CDS encoding beta-ketoacyl-[acyl-carrier-protein] synthase family protein, producing MTPISITHYTLTSALGRGKAETRTALEAGRSGLRANDFADAPLETFIGRVEGIENIALPQPLERFDCRNNRLAQLALEQDGFAAAVAAAREKYGARRIAVILGTSTSGIQATEHAYRRRDPASGALPSDFDFSATQSMNSVAEFVRHYLDLSGPAFVISTACSSSAKVFASAARLLQTGLCDAAVVGGVDSLCAMTLYGFNALQLVSPEPCRPCDQERKGISIGEGAGFFLLEKTPLPNPLPLTLLGYGESSDAYHMSTPHPEGLGAALAMQQALAAARLQPDEIDYINMHGTSSRSNDSAEDQGMQRVFGTATPCSSTKGATGHTLGAAGAVEAAIACICLESGLIPGSCNTRTLDPELGCAIQLQAVSRPLRRVMSNSFGFGGNNCSLIFGVPA